From the Plectropomus leopardus isolate mb chromosome 20, YSFRI_Pleo_2.0, whole genome shotgun sequence genome, the window TTTGATAACACAGCATGAataattgatttacaaatggtcattttgtaggTAAAGTACGcctttaaagaagaaaatgcaatataatgactcaactttttaaatacactttACTGAACTAAAGTGGTACATGTTGGCATTCTGTCTTTCACTCCATGCAAAGTctgaatttgctgctttttactaTTGCTGAGGGACATTCAGCAGAATACTTGTGTGGATGTACTGTGTGGATCAAAACAATGATTAAGATGGGCCATTTCGTATCATAAAGTGTATAAGTTTGAAAACACAATCTGGTACCACACTCTAATCAGTCTTACTTTATGAGGTAAAGTTTTAGCTAATGGCTTTATAATGGTTACTAAATCATTTGCTAATACTTTATAGTTAGGTTGTATATTGGCAAGAATCTGGTGATATTTTGTGTATTATGATACATGGATTACGATTCAATTCATGGTATATAGCATTACACATCATAGCAGGAATGAACTTTTGTCTTTCTcagtaaaacaagtaaaataaagaTGCTTGCAGGATTATTTAGGTAAAcaaataagataataaaaatgaatgaataattaaaaatcattaGTGTTTTTGAGAATCAATACTGTATCacaaaaaattatgtaaaataaattctaaaaactCAGTTTTAgaattttctttgaaaaaccaCCCCAAActctaaattataaaaaaacagaaatacccCAAAcctctcaaaataataaaaacaaaacccaccAAAATACTCTAAATGATCAAAAAgaggtgaaaacaaaaaactcaaaaatattttaaaaaatagaaaaaaaaaccacacacacccaaatcctcaaactttaaaataaaaaacatcccaaagattttaaattatgaaaataaaaactcccccaaaatgACAatgatagaaataaataaattaaaatttgaaaaagaggGGGATAACACCCCCCAAAaccacaaaatcacacacacacacatacacacacatacataagcTTAAATGTTAATCAAGACTGTAAGTAATTAATTTTAACTCAGGTAATCCTTGCAACTGTATTTGTATAAACTGTTCCGTAATTTGAttgataaaaaacatcatattttgtaaaCTCTTGTCATGTTTGTATGCAAAAACCTTAACTTAAGTAACttaagctgtcagataaatgaagtaaagttaaaattacaatatcccctctgaaatgtagtggggtAAAAGCATAAAGTGGCGTGAAAAGAaagtactcaagtaaagtacaaatacctcaaatttgatataataataactatatcTAAGTatagtacttgaataaatgtacttaattacatcCCACCACTGGTGTTAAGTGTGATGTGCATTTACCCAGCAGCAGGTTGACCAGGACCTCTTGTCCAGCCAGAGTGTTACTCCTCGTGAGACACACGATAGTGCCAATGATCCACGTGATGCCGTGCCCTGTGAGCGCCAACAGGGCGACCATGGAGCGGCAGCCTCCCCAGGAGGAGGACGTGTAGGCGCATACCCCCATGCGCTTGGACAGACAGATGTCAATGGCGAGGAGGGAGTTCATCGCTATCCCCTTGAATGAAGGGTTGAGCTGCATGCAGTCCTCCTCTGGCATCTTGCTGGGCTCTCTCCTGTCCTTGCTGCCACTGTCGGTAGGTTCCTCACTCGGCTGGCTTGTTTGGTGCTTGATTTGACACGGTCTCCTCGCGCTGCCTCGGCTGTCAGAGGGGCCACCGCCTCCTCCGGCGCCGCCGCGGAGGGGCTGGTTCAGGGATATGAACTCAGGTCGGCTCAGGACGCTGTTTCTCTCCCGCGCCCTGGATCTCACATTGTAACTCGAGGGCATGTTTTGGATAGGGCCAAGTTCTCCTCTTTGGGTGCAACAACCGATTGTCAATCTCCGGATGATAATTGAAGTGAGTTCACCACACAGTGAAACGTCCCAGGATGAGCCCCCCCCCTACACCagtcctccccctcctctggCCTTAATAGATATATTTAGACCCACTGGAATGTGCGATGGCCATGCTGTTTATACCCATGCACGCTGGGAGAGTGCAGCTATTGAATGGCATCCGCCTCGGCCAATCCAGTGAAACCCGATCTACAGCATGGagataaaataacaacatgagCATCTCGTTACGACACATCATGGCACAACACAGCTAACAGGTGCTTTACTGCGTGTGCAGCTGAGAAAAACAGGCTCAGTGTAGCAAAAGAGCAAGAAATACGTAAGACACGGTGTTGTCATCTTACCAAGCGAAGGATGAATATAAAGCATCACTCTACATCTGCCCCGCAGCCTCCATAAAGCCTCTGCTGTCCTGGCAGCGATCACCGGGGGATCAAGTAGCTCTTTAAAGCGTCGCAGGCAAAAAGCTGAAACAGTTAACAGCCAGCCAATATCAACAACAAAGGGTGCATACAAGGCAGCCCAGCCAGTGCAGCATTTAGGACTTCCGTGCGGATTTGACGTAAGTTACGCACGATCCCGATTCAAACTCCGCAGTGCGCTCTGCTGAGGAGCGGAGTTCTCCAAGGTGCTTAAACAGACAGCGGCAGGACAGAGGAGCTCTCTGTGATGTAAGCTTTACAGAGACACAGGGAGGATTGTCCAAGAGCTGTCATGCGAGTAAACAAcaagtaaataagaaaaaaacgtaaacattataaataaatacgttttttgttgtgtttttggagaaTGGCctataataaatgataaatcacAGAAATAGAAGCTACTTTTCACATGACAAGGCAGCTAGGTATTGAAGGATTACAGAACAGGCCTACTGGGCACAGGTTGGATCCAAAGTTTCAGAGGGCCCCCTCTGGCCTTaacctgaaaaatgtcactCACATTAACACTTAGGCTCAAAATGACCATAGAGAGACCCAAAAGGCCACTGAGAGATGCAAATAGACaccaaataataacaaaaataggcagaaccacaaagagacacaaaataacaatacaaatagacacaaaacaacaaaagacagaatttCCCACAGACAGGCACTAAATGACAactaaagacacaaaacaacaaaaagacacaaaatgtcttcaaagatacacaagatgacaaaaagggacacaaactactacaaggagacacaaaattactacaaaacacagaaaaatgcataGTGattacaaagacatgcaaaacaacaaaaaaagcaaaccaccacaaagtctgtgtcttgctcctaaAGGTAGAAATGCCTTTTTGcctatctgtgcccaggggcccattatCTCATAATCTGTGCATGGCTATTGGAACAAATCACACTcgtaataaaaatgtcattttcagagcATAGACTGCATTGGTTATTGATTACTTATGGTCACTGAATACAACATTATCCGGTCTTCACTGAAAGCTCTTTATAAAATCTAATAaactttattggcatgaataaTGATGTTGCGCTATATTCCCCAATCTTAATTACAGTTagatattacattttaacacatgtaaacaaaataaaacagacaaataaccacaagttataataataaattattattattaatattattattattgcaggGTATGtccaaataaatatgtaaaaggATGTATTTCTTATATATAGTGAActcatttttacatatttcatatatttccatttcttcagcatatttatttttatatattttaaaaatattttcctctattttatgcactgtatatactgtagcattatgcacattttttcttacataatgtttttctatttttataatttatctATCAATATAATTTAGCCTAATGTCTCTATATAGTAGGCTCTAGTAGCAAATGTTACTTCTCCCAATTCCCCCCTGCAGTTCAGTAAAGTATGCTGAATATTAAGTcaataaaaaatgccattcaTTGCCACTCTTGTAGCCTGTAAGACTAATTATTAGTCTTATAATAAACGAGAAATATTATTTGCACGCGCATTTGTATAAAGGGGAAACGTCAaaagacaaaatgccaaaaaacaccctCTTCACATTACACAGAGACTCTCAGCCAAGGTGGTTTGAGGTGAACACTTGAATTATTTATCATTCAGTCTTTTGCACGCTGAAGTCCGCCGCGCCTACATTTCCCAGCATGCCCGCAGCTCAGAGCGGAAGTGTCGTCTCAAAGATACTTATAAAGCTGCTTCCCAGGCAGCTGAGATAGACCAATGCGTAGCGGGGTGAACCTGCCGTGGCAGCGATGGGACGAGCACGGAGAAATGACAGCTTGTGCAGGAATTTAGGCTGAACTGCATCCCATCACTGACGGGACCGCAACTGTCGGCTCGGCCAAAGTAGCAATGTGACAGCTGATGTTTCTCCCTCCCTTGGcgatatgtttttttatttatttttaaatctaagaATGGATCCGGTGAAATGGGTGCTAAAGTTGACCCGGCGGTGTCCTTTGGATGTTGCGGTGCTCCGTCTCAAACTCGACTAGATTTCTGTGGGAAATGCTACCTCTCTCTGCGGGACGGTGGAGTCATTTGCAGTTGTAGGGTAGAAATAACGGGAGCCGGTGTGGAGGAGATAACGGAATTACCTCTCTGACCGAAGAACTGTGTGAGCCGCCGTCCACTCTGAATCTCTCCAGGATTTCACCCTGCTGAGGACACTTTCCAGTCAATTGTTTTATAGGtagacttgtttgttttttttttgcatgttgttttgTCGGCTAAAGATAGACCTCAGTTCATGCAACTGCACTGCACGCGCCGTTAATCCGCACATGCATTAAAACGCTCAGCTCTTAAATCGtcaaattatacttttttattgtgGGGAATTGAGGCTATTGCGGATTAAATGGACATAAGGCTGCTCCACATAATGTGAGCGTCACCTCCGAGCTGCCATTTGTCGTTTATAACTGCCCGCGTGCACTGTCCAGCACAACATTGTGATTCATGTCACCAACTGGATAAAGAGCATTAAGACAGCTCTGATGTTACCGGTTAATGACAGAAAGAATCACACCAAAGAGAATATGACGCCAAGATGTAACATTAGTcgtttttgttaattatttaacCCATAATTAACCTGAGGCTTTTACGCGCACCTCTCCTCTCCAATGGATGCATGTTGCCAAAAGGTCAAGTCCTCATGAAATAAAGCGCATTTAGCAAGCAATGACTTGTAACTTGACAGCATGAAAACATCAGTGCACGGATAAAGGAAAGTTACCTGCGCTTGTTTGATGAAGTTACGTTGACGCAGCAGAAAGCATGCGCCCCAGGAGTATGAACACTTTCTAGAcctgttttctccctcttttctggAGGTTTTGCATCACAGGTGCATGGCCTTTTTTCACGAGACATTCTGCtgtaaataaacacttttttaatctGGTaagctattttctttttttttttaaacttgatgtGGATCGACCTGTGGTGATTTTCTTGCCTTCTCCATGcgtcttttttcctctccagaCCTCTGGACGTTGTTGTGGATTGTGTTGCTATTTAATGCAATGGGCTGCATTCAGAGTATCAGGTGTAAGCCCAAGAGTTTCCGAGACAGTATCATCGTCCTGGAGGTCAACACTTCCATCGACCCAAACCCCACCAGCATCGACGAGTCATCCAGCGTGGTCCTGCGCTACCGGACGCCTCATTTCCGAGCTTTTGCCCGGGTATTGGTGCCGCCAGTGGCCAGTAAAGAGACATGGACCATCGGCTGGATTCAAGCCTGTAACCACATGGAGTTCTACAATACGTATGGAAACAAAGGGATGTGAGTATCatgggctctttttttttttactgtgttgtcAGGTTTTGACGACCATCAATGTTGAACAACACTGTTGGATTTACATAAAGACAAGGAGAAATTTGTCCTTACAAGatttacatgaaaatataaaacatatctTAATACACACATACCTTTACATTCATATTCATACAGACGATATATTTAATACAactatgaatacattttaaataccataaaaacaacaatatggAACAGAACACCCTTTAGCTTTAACAAACTTTAGCTGCCTATTCCATTCCGGTTTAGAGAGCACGTGTTGAGATGAGATTTTGGGATTAATGAGgactgtcttgttttgtttgaccaaaagtccaaaacccaaaggtGTTCTGTTTACTATCTgtgtttgcttaaaaaaaacaactgaaatgaaCCAACTATCCAAACAGTagctgattaatttttttttttttttttgccgatgaacttttaacacttttatgTATATTTGGTTAAGACTGAGCTCTATTCATTTGCTGCACCTCTTCCAAAATTCAGATTAAGTGAAGCTTGGCTACTTTGAAAATCTATTGTGTCACATTTTTGCTTGACCTCATCAGAGCTGTGGTCATGGGTTACAGGAACAAGTTAACATTTAGGGTGCAACTTCATTCCAGTGTCCATTAATTTGCCACGTATTTTACTGATAAACCAATTAGCTGTTTGGTCTAGGGTTGTAACGGTATGAGATTTTTGTGGTATGATAATCATAACAGAACATATCAGGGTTTTACAGTGTACAGTAATCCACAATTACTATTATCGTTATcagtaaatgaaaacaaaagattgTGGTTTGTTGAGCAATGATTTAaagttaaatactttttttcccaatagACGTATGTGTAAAGTCtgaaagaaaatgcacacatgcaggtTAGCTTTTCTATCcggttgcctttttttttaatcagtactgtagataaacatatatacatgctATAACTGGTATGATAACCATCAATTTCATACAACAGTGTACCTTGAAACTGGTATATCGCTGAAACTGTAGTTTGGTCTACagtatgtatacattttttttttaaaaaggtggaGAAATGCCACGATTATCACAGTTTTATAGCCTGATGTGACATCTTCAATTGTCTTGCTTAGCCTTaccaaaagtccaaaacccCAAGGTATAATCAGCCTACTAtctatttttgcttgaaaaacatataaacactaatttattaaaatagttgctgttttaatttttaaaaaaatgactttaaacacttttacatactgttttgtttgtatcatTCAAACTCTGATTTCAACATGCGAtcattttatacactttttCAGAAGTGCATTCACCCAAAATAGAGAACTACATGAAGAAAAATTCAAGTCTATATGAGTGTCAACTCAAGTAGGCACTCATGGTTAAGCTCTTAAAatggacagaggagagaaagagaaacggACCAAAGGAGAACATTTATTTCAATGTCATTTTGAGAGAGTTAGAGttcctgtttttgtatttcaaataaTTCTAAAATTATTCTTCAGTGGAAATATTTTGAAGTAGTGAAACTTGTCTATGGTTGCATCTGTGCTGCCCAGTTGAAGGCCAGTATCAGTCTGAAAATAATACACATTAGCATCAGTATTAGGTAagataagtaaaaaatatttattgtgaaGTGAAATAAATGGACTTTGTCTGTAAGTGAACTTTAATGTCCAATCAGGTGCTCTGTTATCTACAGTATGTGGGCTTGTGGCAGGAAGCTTGCAGGCTAAAAAGTACTTCAGGACCTGACAGATATGAGAGCAGGACATTGTGATGGAAAATAACTGCGGTGACCTTTCAGATCCTGCCACTTGTCAATAcacagctgtttttgcatcagtaGTTATAAACACAACCTAATTCAGCTTTATGCAGATATGCTAATGACACAGAAtgattgttttgtctctttttgttctcTATTTTcttagtgtgtgtatgtctttgtgtgtgtgtgtgtgtgtgtgtgtgtgtgtgtgtgtgtgtgtgtgtgtgtgtgtgtgtgtgagagagagagacagagagacagtccTCAATTACTCTTTAAAAGTCCCCTGTAGCCTTTTGTAAACTGCACTTGTGTTTACAGTAATTGCCTCTTTCATCCAGGCCTGAATATTTACTCTTTTATCTAGCCGAGTTGTTGTGCTCTTTTGTCAAGTTCTTTTCTGTTGGTGATGTACTGTTCATATAAAAGGAACATAGACACAGTCAAAAACTACcaattttaaatcacaaaaagcaGAATAGCTCCCAACTTTGAAGCCTGAAACATAAAATGATATAATTAGAGACAGTTACTAACTCCCAGCAGCCCAGGAGATAATGTTGGCGTTATACATTTCAGCAAAATGCAGATACATTAAGTTTGCACATATCACGTGTCATagaaatgtttctaaagtggcATAGTTTTGATACGAAGGGAATGGTAGATGGTGTGACACCGAGGTGAGACAGCTGTCAAACTGCcaccaaaagcaggtgtttttgaGCGAGATATCGGCAGCACTTCCAGCGATgattgtgccaaaaaaaaagttttttttttttttacaaaacacaaccaCGTGTTAAAACAGCACTGTTTTTGACTTCAATTCTGAAACTACAAACTCTGGCACTGAAGTAGATAATTATAGGTTAAATATCATTGGTACTCAGCACCTTCACTCATGACTTGTGCTTAAGAAGTCCTAAAATTAGTCctaaaatttgcagaaaatgcagctagaaaaagaaaaattaaagagataaaaaacaGACCACATCGACAAAGAGGAACAGTGACCACAAGCTGCAGCAAACCAACATGGATGTAACAGATACATGTACAGTAGCCTATATATAGCACTATCTATAGGGGTGCTTGAATGCACCCACCCACAAATCCCCTTTGTGGAgtgttaacattatttttttctaccccTCTGGCttgtaaaatagaaaaaaaaagtactttataCATATAATCATAATCTAGTACTGAAGTCATTAAACTTCACAGCCACATTAAGTCCACCTATTCTCGATGTTCATTTTTGAAGCCGCTTTTAGGATGCGAGAGATGAGTGTGCTCTCACTGCTGAGACTCTCATACTAAGTAGTTTCTTTGATGGCAATAAAGCTTCAGCGTGCTGTAATTGGACAGAACAGCTGAGGACGGTAATGTGGATGATTTCTCCGTTGGCTTTGGTTGGTGTGCTTTGGATTCTGGACACATTCATCGCttctcctccatgtttgttgAAGCTGTCTTTTAGAATGGCTTCACCGAGATACAGTTTTGTAAGTTTGAGCACATACCCATGtgtgattacattttttgcGGGCCTAAAAAAATAAGGTGCTAAAATAGGAACTGTGTAAGAAgagaaactaaaaaagaaattagtatttATCTGTTGGCAAAGCTGAACACAGTTTGTTACCAGCATTTATGGCTAtaatatttctcaaaatgaagCACACAAGACTCTTTGTTAACGGAATACTTCACcacccaaaatgaccatttatataacaattactcaccctgtgatgtgatgaatttgtgaagaaaaccttttttcctAAATGCCACTGGTGAACAAACAATCCAAAATTAGGGGTCCGCATTTTACAATagcaaaactatatgaaaacatctgttACACGCCACTGCCTTGAATAGATGTTTACATATACTTTTGCTGTTAGACCCCGTTTACTCCAAGTCATAAAGAATTTTCTCCGTTTTCGGATTATTCGTTCACCGAGGGCATTAGGGTTAGTTTTCTGCGTGAATTTAATATAACACAGGCTGAGTAACTAATATACAAATGTTGatttggggggtgaagtatttctttaatattCTCGGTAGAGCAGTGCTGTAGTCTGCACATGCAGGTGGTGAGGCTTGAACATGCTGTAATTGATGAATTAATTGCATTGGCAGTCTATTTCTTCCCTTCTACTCTAAAAATTAGATCCAATCTTCACCACCTGTGAAAGATAGCTGCATTTATTATGTCTTATGAGCAGAATTCTGATAATCATAACCATTTGCCCGTGACATGCAAATGAATGTGGCAGCAAAGCTGCAGAAACAGGAAATgggctgtgtttctgtgttgctCAGCAGATGCACGATTTCCTTTATAAAACTTTTTGCAAACCTATTATAATCCTAGTGTGTTATCAGATCAAAGCTTTGAACTATTTTACATATCACCATCTAGTCTAGTCCAGGAAATTTCAGCCCGTGAAATCAATTTCCATTTGGATTTGGATTTTGTAATAAACACATGCATCTTGTATGTCACAATATGATATCTTTTGGCGGCCATGCAAGAAGGTTTATTTACTCTATAACATGCTGTGGTGAACTGGtgaatttggcttaaaatggtATTGGTTCAGTCAAACTTTTGCTAAAGAGCTTTTAAATTTGATGTGTAGAGCAAAGGGCTAATAATCACTGGAAATTTAAAGGCCACAGGTGAACAGGAAACTGCAACCTTTTACTACAGCTGTGGTAACCATTTCCGCTTTATATTATGCAATACACTTAGCGCCATTTTAACAATGTATCTATTACTTTCAATAAAGTATTTACTTCTAATGCAATATAGGTGTCGCTAACTCTTTGAAGTCTTATTAGTTTTGTG encodes:
- the LOC121959789 gene encoding inactive phospholipid phosphatase 7; protein product: MPSSYNVRSRARERNSVLSRPEFISLNQPLRGGAGGGGGPSDSRGSARRPCQIKHQTSQPSEEPTDSGSKDRREPSKMPEEDCMQLNPSFKGIAMNSLLAIDICLSKRMGVCAYTSSSWGGCRSMVALLALTGHGITWIIGTIVCLTRSNTLAGQEVLVNLLLALILDVMTVAGVQRLVKRRGPWEMTPGFMDCVAMDIYSFPAAHASRAAMVSKFLLSHLVLAVPLRILLVLWALLVGMSRVLLGKHHLTDMVCGFALGMLHFSLMETVWLSSSTCQTLISISTLSWSPFF